The region GCCGCCGCGCTGCCGCTGCACCGGGCGGCGCACCCGTACAACGCCGACGCCGTGCAGGCCTCGCTCGGCGCCGACCTCACCGCCGACCTCCAGGACGCGCCCTGGCACCAGGTGCGGGTGCTGCTGCGGCTGACCCGTTACGCGGCCGAGGTGACCCGTCCCGACGGCGGGGCCGACCGGCAGCGGCTCACCGACGCGGGCACGCTGCTCGAACGGCACCGGCAGGCCGCCGAGTCAGCCTCCGCCGTCGCCGCCGCCGCCCGCACCCCGCGGATCGCGCCGGCGACGGCGTACGCGCTCGGTGTGCTGCACGCCGACCAGCGGCACGAGGTCGAGGCGGCCCGCTTCGCCTTCTCCCGGCTGTGGCAGCCCGCGGTTCCGGGGGTGCGCGGCCAATGACCGAGGACGAGGTGGCGGTACGGGCGGCGGGCGTGGTCCTGTGGCGCGCCGCGCCGGGCGGCGTCGAGATCGCCCTGGTGCACCGGCCGCGCTACGACGACTGGAGCCTGCCCAAGGGCAAGCTCAAGCGGGGTGAGGAATTCGCCGCCGCGGCGGTGCGGGAGACCAGGGAGGAGACCGGGCTGGACTGCGAGTTGGGCGCTGCGCTGGGCTCGACGCGGTATCTCGTGGACGGGCGGTCCAAGGAGGTTCGCTATTGGGCTGCCCGGGCCCACGCGGGCGACTTCGTCGCCAACACGGAGGTGGACCGGATGGTCTGGCTCGGCCCCGCGGCGGCCGAGCTCCGCCTCACCCACGAGCGTGACCGCCCCCTCATCGCCACCTTCCTCCTGACTCTGCTGCCCTAGCCACCGCGCGGCTGCGGCTCCGTGCTCCCCTCAGTCCCCCGGGTGCCCGGGGATGGCCGCGCGGACGCCCGACGCCAGCTCCGTCCGGGTGCCCCGGGACAGGGCGCGCAGACGGCCGACGCCAGCTCCTCAGGGGCGCGGGGAACTGCGCGCCCAGCCCCCACTCGGCGTCGTATGCGGACGCACCGCACCACCCCAGGGGCGCGGGGAACTGCGCGCCCAGCCCACCACCCACGCGCGGGTCGCCACCGACCCGAAGGGTCTCCTCGGTCCGCCCCGGACCACCGGCCGGTGGTGGGTTGCTCGCGCAGTTCCCCGCGCCCCTGACGGGCGCCCCCTGCGTCAGCGGCACCCCCAGCCCCGCGCCAGCGGCGTCGCGCCCCTTGCCGAAGGGGGACCGCACGGCCCCCGCGCCCGGGGGAAGCGCACCCACAAACCCAGCCGCACCCCCCAGCCCCGCGCCAGCGGCGTCGCACCCCCTGCCGAAGGGGGACCCGCACGGCCCGTGCTCGGGGGTGGGCAACGCCTGGCGCAGGGGTAACGCACGTAACGGCCGCACCCCCCGGAGGGAGTGGCACCGGGCTGACGGGTGAGGTTCACCCGGCGTTCACCCTCTCCCGTTGGTCGCTTCATCTGATCTGCCTAATTTCGGCCTTACCGGTGAGCACGAGCCGCCGGAGGACGCAGATACACAACCCTCTGCTTCGCCGTCGACCGGCGGGCTCTCGGAAGGAACACACGAAGGTGAAGCTTCAGCGTAAGAGCGGGCTGCGCGCCCTGACCGTCGGCGCGGTCGCGATTACCGGTGCGCTCGTCCTGTCCGCCTGTGGTTCGGACGACAACAGCGACTCGTCCACGCCGAGCAACTCGGCGAGCGGTTCGAGCAGCGCGACGAGCGGCACCAACGCGTCGGGCATCTCCTGTGCGACCGGCAAGATCCTGTCCTCGGGTTCGACCGCCCAGCAGAACGCGGTCGAGTCCTGGGTCAAGGACTACCAGCAGGCGTGCAGCGGCGCGACGATCAACTACAAGCCGTCCTCCTCCGGCGAGGGAATCATCGACTTCAACAACGGCACGGACGCCTTCGCCGGCTCCGACTCGCCGCTGAAGCCCGAAGAGGTCGACAAGTCCAAGAGCGCCTGCACCGGCGGCCAGGGCATCAACATCCCGATGGTCGGCGGCCCGATCGCCATCGGCTACAACCTGCCCGGCGTGAACGACCTGGTGCTCAACGGCTCGACCCTGGCGAAGATCTTCAACGGCAAGATCACCACCTGGAACGACGCCGCGATCAAGGCGCTCAACCCCGGCGCGAACCTGCCGAGCACCAAGATCCAGTCGGTCCACCGCCAGGACGACTCCGGCACCACCGACAACCTGACCAAGTTCTTCAAGGGCTCCGCGCCGGCCGACTGGCCGTACGAGCACGCGAAGGCGTGGGCGGCCAAGGGCGGCCAGGCCGCTCCGAAGTCCGCGGGCGTGGCCGGTCTGGTGAAGCAGACCGAGGGCTCGATCGGTTACTTCGAGCTGTCCTACGCGACCGCCAGCAGCATCCCCACGGTCAAGATCGCCACCGGCGCCTCCGCCCCGGTCGAGGCCACCACCGCCAACGCCTCCGCGGGCATCGCGCAGGCGAAGGTCGTCGGCACCGGCTCCGACCTGGCGCTGGACCTCAGCGCCGCGTACACCACCAAGGCGGACAACGCCTACCCGATCGTCCTGGTGACGTACGAGATCGCCTGCGACAAGGGCAACAAGGCCGACACCCTGCCGCTGACCAAGTCCTTCCTGACCTACATCGCGAGCGAGACCGGCCAGGCCAAGCTCGCCGCCGCGGGCTACGCGCCGCTGCCGACCGAGATCGCCACCAAGGTCCGTACCGCCGTCTCCGCCCTTTCCTGATGAAGCGCGGCGGGTCCCGCGGCCGGTGGCCGCGGGACCCGCCGCGTATCCGGTGCACCGCCGCCGGGGGAGTCCGCTCCCCCACCCAGACCGGAGAACACACCTATGACGACCACCGCTCCACCCCCCACCACCTCGGAACCGCACCGCGCCACCGCGACCGTGACACGCCCCGGCGACCGGATCTTCGCCGGCCTGGCCCGCGGCTCCGGCATCCTGCTGCTCGTGGTGATGGCCGCCATCGCGGTCTTCCTCACCGTGCGCGCGGTCCACGCGGTCTCCAACGACCACGGCAACTTCCTGACCACCTTCGAGTGGACGCCCAGCCTGAACCCGCCGGTCTTCGGTATCGCGGTCCTGGCCTACGGCACCGTGGTCAGCTCCGTCATCGCGATGGCCATCGCGGTCCCGATCGCGATCGGCATCGCCCTGTTCATCACGCACTACGCGCCGCGCCGCCTGGGCGGTCCGATCGCCTACGTGATCGACCTGCTCGCCGCGGTCCCCAGCATCGTCTACGGCCTGTGGGGCGCGCTCTTCCTGGTGCCGCACCTCAAGGGCGTGAACCTCTGGCTGGACACGTACTTCGGCTGGACCTACATCTTCCACAAGGCCGACCCGAACTCCTCGGCCCGCTCGCTGTTCACCGTGGGCATCCTGCTGGCGATCATGATCCTGCCGATCATCACCAACGTCAGCCGTGAAGTGATCAACCAGGTGCCCAAGATGCACGAGGAGGCGGCGCTCGCGCTCGGCGCGACCCGCTGGGAGGTCATCAGGCTCTCGGTGCTGCCCTTCGCCCGCTCGGGCATCATCAGCGCCTCCATGCTGGGCCTGGGCCGCGCGCTCGGCGAGACCATGGCGGTCGCCACCGTGCTGTCCGCCTCGCCGACGCTGTCCGGCCACATCCTGGACCCGGTCGGCGGCACCTTCTCGCAGAACATCGTCGCCAAGTTCGGCGAGGCCGACGACTTCGGCCGGGACGCGCTGATCGCCTCCGGCCTGGTGCTGTTCCTGATCACCCTGCTGGTCAACGGTGCCGCGCGGATCATCATCCAGCGGCGGAAGGAATACTCGGGGGCCAACGCATGAGCGACACGGTTATGGACGCCCCGCAGGCGCCCGGCAGGCCCGCCTCCCCGCGGCTCGCCTCCCGCCACCTGCCCCGCTGGAGCCCGCTGGCCATCGCCGCAGGAGCCGTCGCGATCGGCGCGGCGGTCGGCGCCGGCGCCGGACTGCGCAGCCACATCCAGTGGGGCCTGATCGCCCTGGTGCTCTTCGTGGCCGGCTCCTACGCCATCACCGCCCGGGTCGAGGGCCGCAGGCAGGCCAAGGACCGGGTCGCCACCAGCCTGATCTGGTCGAGCTTCATCCTGGCCGTCATCCCGCTGTACTCGCTGGTGGAGACCACCGTCAGCAAGGGCGCCGACGTGGTGGACGGCACCTTCCTGAGCCACTCGATGAACAACGTGCTGACCATCAACCCGGGCGGCGGCGTCTACCACGCCATCATCGGCACCCTGGAGCAGGTCGGCATCGCCACCGTCATCGCCGCCCCGCTGGGCATGCTCACCGCGATCTACCTGGTCGAGTACGGCAAGGGCGCGCTCGCCAAGTGGGTCACCTTCTTCGTGGACGTCATGACCGGCATCCCGTCGATCGTGGCCGGTCTGTTCATCCTGTCGGTCTGGTTCGTGGTCGTCGGCTCCGCCCCGGCATCCGGCTTCGCCGGCTCGCTGGCGCTCGCCCTGCTGATGATGCCGGTCGTGGTGCGCTCCACCGAGGAGATGCTCAAGCTGGTGCCCAACGAGCTGCGCGAGGCCTCGCTGGCGCTCGGCATCCCGAAGTGGCGCACCACCGTCAAGGTGGTCCTGCCGACCGCCGTCGGCGGCATCACCACCGGCATCATGCTGGCGATCGCGCGTATCGCGGGCGAGAGCGCCCCGATCGCGCTGCTGGTCTTCGGCAGTGCGGTGATCAACACCGACCCGTTCAAGGACCCGCAGTCGTCGCTGCCGTACTACATCTTCGAGCAGTACAACAACGGCAACCAGCCCAGCTACGACCGTGCGTGGGGCGCCGCCCTGGTCCTCATCGCGTTCGTGATGATCCTGAACCTGATCGCCCGGCTCATCTCCCGCTGGAAGGCGCCCAAGGCCGGTCGCTGACGCGGCCCACCCCAGCAGTCAGCAGACCGCCCGCAGAAGAGAAGTGATCCCCATGGCCAAGCGAATCGACATCAGCGGCCTGTCCGCGTACTACAGCGCCTTCAAGGCGATCGACGACATCTCGATGACGATCGAGCCCGGCTCGGTGACGGCCTTCATCGGCCCGTCCGGCTGCGGCAAGTCCACCTTCCTGCGCACCCTGAACCGCATGCACGAGGTCACCCCCGGCGGCCGGGTCGAGGGCAAGGTGCTGCTGGACGACGAGAACCTGTACGGCTCGGGCGTCGACCCGGTGACCGTCCGCCGCACCGTCGGCATGGTCTTCCAGCGGCCGAACCCGTTCCCCACCATGTCGATCTACGACAACGTGGCGGCCGGCCTGAAGCTGAACGGCATCCGCAAGAAGAACGAGCTGGACGGCATCGTCGAGAAGTCGCTCAAGGGCGCCAACCTGTGGAACGAGGTCAAGGACCGGCTGAACAAGCCCGGTTCCGGCCTGTCCGGCGGCCAGCAGCAGCGGCTGTGCATAGCCCGCGCCATCGCGGTCGAGCCGCAGGTGCTGCTGATGGACGAGCCGTGCTCGGCGCTCGACCCGATCTCGACCCTCGCCATCGAGGACCTGATCGGCGAGCTGAAGACCCGGTTCACCATCGTCATCGTGACCCACAACATGCAGCAGGCCGCGCGCGTCTCGGACCGTACGGCCTTCTTCAACCTGGCGGCCGTCGGGCAGCCGGGCAAGCTCATCGAGATCGACGACACCCAGCGGATCTTCTCCAACCCGTCCGTGCAGGCCACCGAGGACTACATCTCGGGCCGCTTCGGATAACCAGGACCGCCGTGCGGTGCTGCATGGCGGTGCCACCGCAAGGCGCAGGCCCCGTCCCCGTCAGGGGGCGGGGC is a window of Streptomyces sp. NBC_01477 DNA encoding:
- a CDS encoding NUDIX hydrolase is translated as MTEDEVAVRAAGVVLWRAAPGGVEIALVHRPRYDDWSLPKGKLKRGEEFAAAAVRETREETGLDCELGAALGSTRYLVDGRSKEVRYWAARAHAGDFVANTEVDRMVWLGPAAAELRLTHERDRPLIATFLLTLLP
- the pstS gene encoding phosphate ABC transporter substrate-binding protein PstS, giving the protein MKLQRKSGLRALTVGAVAITGALVLSACGSDDNSDSSTPSNSASGSSSATSGTNASGISCATGKILSSGSTAQQNAVESWVKDYQQACSGATINYKPSSSGEGIIDFNNGTDAFAGSDSPLKPEEVDKSKSACTGGQGINIPMVGGPIAIGYNLPGVNDLVLNGSTLAKIFNGKITTWNDAAIKALNPGANLPSTKIQSVHRQDDSGTTDNLTKFFKGSAPADWPYEHAKAWAAKGGQAAPKSAGVAGLVKQTEGSIGYFELSYATASSIPTVKIATGASAPVEATTANASAGIAQAKVVGTGSDLALDLSAAYTTKADNAYPIVLVTYEIACDKGNKADTLPLTKSFLTYIASETGQAKLAAAGYAPLPTEIATKVRTAVSALS
- the pstC gene encoding phosphate ABC transporter permease subunit PstC, whose protein sequence is MTTTAPPPTTSEPHRATATVTRPGDRIFAGLARGSGILLLVVMAAIAVFLTVRAVHAVSNDHGNFLTTFEWTPSLNPPVFGIAVLAYGTVVSSVIAMAIAVPIAIGIALFITHYAPRRLGGPIAYVIDLLAAVPSIVYGLWGALFLVPHLKGVNLWLDTYFGWTYIFHKADPNSSARSLFTVGILLAIMILPIITNVSREVINQVPKMHEEAALALGATRWEVIRLSVLPFARSGIISASMLGLGRALGETMAVATVLSASPTLSGHILDPVGGTFSQNIVAKFGEADDFGRDALIASGLVLFLITLLVNGAARIIIQRRKEYSGANA
- the pstA gene encoding phosphate ABC transporter permease PstA; the encoded protein is MSDTVMDAPQAPGRPASPRLASRHLPRWSPLAIAAGAVAIGAAVGAGAGLRSHIQWGLIALVLFVAGSYAITARVEGRRQAKDRVATSLIWSSFILAVIPLYSLVETTVSKGADVVDGTFLSHSMNNVLTINPGGGVYHAIIGTLEQVGIATVIAAPLGMLTAIYLVEYGKGALAKWVTFFVDVMTGIPSIVAGLFILSVWFVVVGSAPASGFAGSLALALLMMPVVVRSTEEMLKLVPNELREASLALGIPKWRTTVKVVLPTAVGGITTGIMLAIARIAGESAPIALLVFGSAVINTDPFKDPQSSLPYYIFEQYNNGNQPSYDRAWGAALVLIAFVMILNLIARLISRWKAPKAGR
- the pstB gene encoding phosphate ABC transporter ATP-binding protein PstB; the encoded protein is MAKRIDISGLSAYYSAFKAIDDISMTIEPGSVTAFIGPSGCGKSTFLRTLNRMHEVTPGGRVEGKVLLDDENLYGSGVDPVTVRRTVGMVFQRPNPFPTMSIYDNVAAGLKLNGIRKKNELDGIVEKSLKGANLWNEVKDRLNKPGSGLSGGQQQRLCIARAIAVEPQVLLMDEPCSALDPISTLAIEDLIGELKTRFTIVIVTHNMQQAARVSDRTAFFNLAAVGQPGKLIEIDDTQRIFSNPSVQATEDYISGRFG